GCTTGCTCATCTCCTCCATCATTCTCCTCGCCCGAGCGTCGCCCACCGGTCGCATCCCACCAGCCTCGCACCCCTGGGTGCAGGCTGCGCAGGCCGGCGAGTCACGCCTTCGAGGATGGGGCGATGTAACTGTCGTCGCTGGGGAGATGTAATTGTCGCTCAACAGCATGGTTGGTGATATCCGTGGAACAGGTTCGAGGGAGGATGAGATGGACCCCAGCGCTCGCCTGGTGTGCCCACGACGAGGGTGTTCACCGAAGCCGAGTAACGCGCCGACGCCGGCATGGTGATCGCGCACACGCGGTGGCGACGGGTAGCGCGATGGTCACGCGTGACGACGGCACCCCTGCTTCACGATCGCGATCCGCCGGCCGAGCCGACCGGCGCGAACGACTGAGAACAGCGCCCGACCGGGCCGTCGCGGAGGAGGAGGGCGTGTGAAGGAGGCGGTCGACGCTTCTCGTCGTGGCTCCCGCAGGTCGACTCAGTGCCGGTTCGCCGCGCATCTGGTGGCGGCCGGACAGGGTCGCCACAGGCCGCGCACGTCGATGTCCCCAACGTCGACGACCTCAACACCGGCCCGACGTCCACGGCGCCGGGGCGCGTTCCGCGATCATGCTTGCCGGGCCTCTTCGCGAGCGAGGCCGCACCCGTCGAGGTGCGACCGCGCTGCAGGCCGGATCACCACGATGGCGCGGTCGCGACCGCGGCCGGTCGCCGCAGGGTGCGTCCTCGTCGGCCTCGACTGGACGACGTCGACGGCAACGCGAGCGACGCCATGGGCTTCGGCCCCCTGCCATCGATGCCGGTTCCACGGGCGCGCCATACTTCGCGATCCGCTGTGGGCCCGGCGGGCGACCCAATCCTGAGCGCGGGGATCCCGCCCACGCCCAGGTCTCGACCACTGGTGTCCTTCCTCGACGCCGATCACGCGGTCGATCACGACCTACGTGAAGCTGTGGGCACAGACCGAGGAGACCGTCGCGGGTCTGATGGTCGCACCGCCGGACGACGCGAAGGTCCACCGCAAGGTCGCGTCCGTGCTGAGCGAAAGCTTCGGCGAGCGCGATCACATCCGCCGCGCCGTGAGGTGATGCGCCTGGTCACGAGCCGGCCGGCGATGTTCGTGTCCCGCATCGGCGTAGGCGGCTCGAGCAGCGGCGCCACGGCCTCGCCCGAGTGTGATCGGCGCGTCGGCGTCGTTCGGTTCTCCGCCCGGGGATGACGCCTTCTGGGCACACCCGCGCGCGGTCCCTCATGACCCATGCCAGTCGCGCGCGGGCCTGGTCCAGCTCGCGCGCGACGCGCTTCGGCGATCGATCGGCGCTTCTCCCGAACACGGCGTCCATCCGGCGCACGACCACCGAGGCGACCGCGTGGATCGCCCTCGTGACGAGTCGTGCCCGCGCTGACGAGGCGGCGGACGTCGCCGCCGTCTCTTCCGGGCTCGCCGGCGGCGACACGGTTCTCGACGATCACGTGCAGGGGCGGTGTAGAGGCCGGGCCGCGCCACCGTGTGCGTGATCGGTGAGCCCGGCATGGTATTGCGGGCCGCCTGTTCGCGCCGACGTCCTCGGCGGCGCTAACTAGGTGCGACGGCGCCGGCGCCTCGTCGGCGTCGTACACCAGGGCCGTCCTGGGCGCCTCGCGGACCGGCAGCCCGAGCTCGCGCCGGCCAATCGAAGAACCCGGGGGACGGCTCGGCATAGCGCGTGACAACCGCTCGCGTCATCACCAGCGCCGCGACGCGCCGCTTGCCGGCCGCGGTCCGCGTCGCTGCTGCAGGGGGCTTGCCATCGAGCGCCGGCACCGGCTCGTCCATCCAGCGGTGTAGTGGTCGCGCAGGCACGGTGACCGACGATCTCGGCCGCGACCTCGGGGGTACCCCCGCCGAGGTCGGCGCGGACGGCGATGTTGCGCGTCGGTCGCGCAGCGCCGCTCTCCGGGTCCTGGAACGTGTCGGCGCGGTGCGCCGCCAGCTCCCCGAGCGTCTCGATCAGGCGCGACAGGCGCGAGCCGCGCGCGCGAGTTCGTCTGAGCACCAGCTCGCCATCGGCGACGCGCAGCTGGCCCAGGACGGTCGGTCCGTGGGCGAGCGGGGGTTCGGCTCGCGATCGAAACCACGTCATCGAGAGATCGCAGCCGTCAGGTCGTCGTCGTCGATCTCAGCGACGACCAGCCGCGCCTGGACGGCCGCGCCGTCGCCGACCGTGTGAGTGCGCGGCGCAGAAGACGAGCGGCTCGCCGTGCGTCGTCACCAGGGGCTGGCGCTCGCAAGAATCGCGACGGCCTCCGCGAGCGCGTCGAGCGCGACGTCGGCGACTTCGGCAACATCGGCGGCCTGCGCTTCACCGCGCAGCGCGTCCAGTTCGTCGGCGAGCGCGGTCGCGACCGCGGCGACGTGCGCCGGCGGCACGCGCATCGACGCGCCGGTCAACTCGAGGTGGTCGCCCACCGCCATGACCCACGCGAAGATGACGTCCTCGCCGGGCCGGAGCGTGCTCGCCGTCAGCTCGCGCACCATGATCTCGCCGTCGCCGAGTCGATCGCGCGGGTAGGGCCAGCGCCGACTCCACCGCCACGACCTCCGAACAGGACGCCCGCGCCTGCCGGGAGCGCACCGAGTGCGGCGACCTCGCCGGAGGAGAGATCGCGCCCCGTGCGGCGATCAAGCGATCGACCGCACGCCGGCGGTCGCGATCGCGCGCGCCGTACCCGACGAAGCCATCGAGCACTGGGCCCATCCACTCCGGGATCCGCCGTCGTCGCGCGCGCCCCACCCTCCCGACTCCCGCGATCATGTCGCGCAGGAAGGCGAGCGACCCGCCGGGCCTCGAACTCGCGTGGCGCATGACGAACGCCATCAGCTTGTCGGTCGCCGCGGCGTAGTCGTCCGCGCGTGAAGGCGCGCGCTTGGTTCGCGCGCACCACCGCCAGCCCGCCGAGCCAACGGCAACCGGGTGGGCACGCGATCTCGCCGAGTCGGTGCCGGCCGCAACAGGGCGGGCAGATCATCCGCCGAGCGCTGGACAGTCGCGCTTGCCCTTCGCTCTGCGTCACAGTGGAGGCAGCTCGCCATCGCGGTGGCGTATGCCGGGACGGCAGGGACGTCAACACCGCCGGGATCGGCTCGCGGCCGGATCGTCGACGCCTTCGCGGCGGGGCTGGCGACGACGTGGTGCTGTTCGCGCCGCGCCTCCGCCGTGCGCGCCATCACGACCGTGGGAACTGCACAGCGCGCCATCGATGAGCCGTCACCACCGGCGCCCCTCCGTGCCCGCCTCCGCCGCGCGGCGGCCCACGGTCGCGGGGCACAGGCGTTGCACGTCCTCAGGCACCGCGCCTGTTCGACCGCGAACTGGACTCGATGATGGACCTGCGGAGCACCAACCGATGCTGGGCAGGCCAACCCGCCGCGATCGGTGGGCGACGTCCGCGTCGCGGTCCTGCATCGTAGCCGCTACCTCGTCGCCTACCGAGTCCACGAGGCCGAGCGAGAGGTCTGGATCGTCCGCGTCCGCCACGCGAGCCGCCGGCCACTCGCGCGGCGATAGGGTCGAGCGAACCGAGGTGGCAGCGGCGGAATGGCGGACGTCGCGCATCGCGGGCGGCACCCTCGGCCCGACGGGCGCGGCGACGCCGGCGGGCGGACGGCGCCGCGGTTCGCGACCGCGTGCGGCGCCACGGTCATGGGCCTGGGGGCGGACGGCCCGGTTACCCAGTGGGTAACCGCGCCTGTGTCCAGTCGCGGCCTTGCGCGCGCGCGTTTACCCAGTGGGTAACAACGGTGCGCGCATCCGCTCGACTTCGTTGACCGGCCCTTACCCACTGGGTAACGGCGCCGCGTGAGAACTGGCGCTCCGGACCGGGACCGTCCCGGACGGATCGTCGACGCGTCCACGGTGCCCGCCCCTCGGCCCGCCGGCCCACGCAACCGCCGGCGACAGCGGTCGATACCTGCGTCACGATGCCCACGGACTCCCGACGCCCGCCGCCCACCGGCTCGATCGCGCGGTTCGCCGACGCGTCCCGTCCATCACCACCGCCGCCTGTGGATGCAGGCGCCGCCGCCCCGAAGACGGGAGGATCGATGCTGCTGATCGCCGCGCTGATGGCCATCTTCACCGCGCTGTTCGTCACGTCGCTGGGACGGACGCGGCCGTGGAATTCGGTGGTGCTCGGCGTGCTGGCGCTCGGGTGCGTCGGGTGGACGGTGGCGGCGGTGATCGCCAGCCACGAGCCCTCGCCGTCGAGGCGGCCGAGCTGGGAGCCGCCCGCGTACCGGTCGCCGCCCCCCGGCGCGCAGCCCGCGCGCGACGACGCCCCGCTGATCGGGGCCTCGAACCAAGCCCGGCGCCGACCGAACCCGCGGATCGCGACGAGCTCGAGGCGGCGGATCCCGGGGACGTCACCGACCTCGGGCCGGCGAGCGCGGGCTGGGCCATGGCCCTCCCGGCACGGGCGACTGACGACGTCGCGGTCGCGGTCGCCGCCGATGGGCGCGTCGGCGTCGCGGTGGCGTTCGCCGCGAGCGACGTCGGGTGTCGCCGCTGGGCGCGGGGCCCGCCGAGCCGGCCAACGGCGACGGGCCGCTGTTCGCGGTCGTGGTCGGTGGCCCGGCGGCGCCGCCGGCCGTCGGCGTCGGCGCCGGCCTGACCACCATCCGCGGCGCCACCTTCGTCGGCGACGGATTCGTGCTCGGCGTCGGTGGCGCCGCGCGCGTGCGCTGGGCGGGCCGTGCGGTCCGGCTGCCACCGCAGACCCTCGCGGTGCGCGTCGATCCCGCCGGCGCCCGGCCGCTGGCCGCCGCCCCGCTCAACGACGCTCGGGTGGTCGGCGCCGTCGGGGACGTGCTCGTCGTCGCGGGTCGCCACGAGGCGCGACCACGGCTGATCGGCGCGCGCGGGCGCGCCGTGGCGTGGCACGTCGACGCCGACGTCGACACCGACACCGACACCGACACCGACACCGACACCGACACCGACACCGACGCCGACACCGACACCGACGCCGACACCGACACCGACGCCGACACCGTCGACCTCGCCGCCGCGCAGGTGTCAGCGGGGCAGCTCGTCGCCTGCCTGGTCGCGCGCGGCCCGACGCTGCGGCTCGGCGGGGCGCCGGCGATGGCGCTCGCCGACGCGGCGCCGCAGGAGGTGGCCGCGTGGATCGACGGCGCCAGCGGTGCGGTGGTCGCGACCCACCGGCTGGGCGCCGCCGGTGCCCAGCCGTGCGCTGGCTTCACCGCCGGGAGCGGGGGCGCGACGCGCCTCACGCGCGGCGACCACCTGCTCGAGGCCGTCGCGGCCACGGGCACCCGCGCGTCGATGGTCGAGCGGTTCTCGCTGTTCGAGTTGATCGGCGTGAGCTCCGATGGGGCCGGCGCGATCGCCGTGGTGACCCACGAGCGCCGCGCGGCCGTGCGCGTCGTCGACGTCACCCGTGGCGTGGTCGGTGGCGCTACCGGCTGCCTGACGGCGTCCGCGTCGATCGCGCCCTGCTGGCCGGGACCAGCGTCGTGCTGCTCGGCCGGTACCGCGGCGCGGTCACCCTCGCGACCGACGTCGCGCTGCCCGCGACCGCGGACGGGACCGCCTTCGTCGCCACCTTCACCGTGCCGTGAGCGGCCGCGACGCGCCGGCGAGGTCGAGCGTGGTCGACTGCGCCTTGCCCGTGGTGGACTTCAGGCGCTTGGCGTGGCGCGCCTGGATCTTGCTCAGCGTCTCCGGGTCCGGCATCGCGGTGCTGTTCGCGCCGCGCCTCCGCCGTGCGCCATCACGGCAGTGGGAACTGCACAGCGCGCCATCGATGAGCCTTCACCACCGGCGCCCCTCCGGCGCCGCCTCCGCCGCGTGGCGGCCCACCGTCGCGGGGCACAGGCGTTGCTACGGCCACCATGCGCGCCTCGTCCCCGCCTCCGCCCCCGCGCCTCCGCCTCCGCCCCCGTCCCCGCCCCCGTCCCCGCCTCCGCCCCCGCCTCCGCCTCCGCCCCCACCGCTGCCCTCGCCGCCCTCGCCCTCGCCGCCCTCGCCCTCGCCGCCCTCGCCCTCGCCGCCTGCGGCGAGGACCCGCTCGAGCCGCCCGAGCCGGCCCCGGCCCCGGCGCACTGCGTCCAGCCGGACGTCCGGCGCGCGATCACGGTGGAGGTCAGCGGGACGATCGTCGACTTCACGACCAGCCAGGCGGTGCCCGGCGCGACGGTCGCCATCACGACGGCGTGGGACACCGACGGCGACATCCCCGCGGACGACTGTCCGCTGCTGGCGACCGCGACGACCGACGCGGAGGGCCGGTTCGGGCCGGTCGCCGTCTACGCGGGGGCCGGGACGTTCTTCCCGATCATGCTGTTCCGCGTCGAGGGCGGCGGCCGCGCGCTGACCCTGTCGGACAACCGCGCGTGCTCCAACGGCGCGTCCGACCCCTGCCGCCTCGATCACACGATCGTCGCGCCGGCGGCGACGCTCGCCGCAGTGGCGCGCCGAGCTGGCCAGCGCGTTCATCACCCTGCGCCCCGGCGCCGACGTGCGCTTCGTCGACGCCAGCCGCGGCGGACTCACGCCGGCGACCGACCTGGTGACCAGCGCCGCCGGCGTCGCGGTCATCGGCACGATGGCGCTCGGGCCGGCCGGGCCGGCGACCGGGACGATCGGGATCGGTGGGGTGCGCGCCGCCGAGCAGTGGGTGTCCACCGGCTCGCTGATCGTGCCGGACGCCATCTTCGTCGAGGACCGGACCGCCTCGCCGCCGATGTGATGCGGCGCGGCGGCGCCGGGCCGGCAAGTACGTCACCGCGGCGGCGACCTGCCCGCGCGCCCAACCACGCCCTTGGCTCGCGCTTGGCCGTGCTGCCGTCGTCCCATGCACTCGGTGAGCGCCAAGGTGGTGGAGGGAAGGTGGTGACGCGCGCCAAGCTGCCGGAAGGCGCGAGGCTGACGGTGGTCGTCCGGGTCCGCCACGCGAGCCGCCGGCCACTCGCGCGGCGATAGGGTCGAGCGACCCGAGGTGGCCAGCGGCGGAATGGGGGACGTCGCGCATCGCGGGCGGCACCCTCGGCCGATGGGCGCGGCGACGCCGGCGGCGGACGGCGCCGCGGTTCGCGACCGCGTGCGGCGCCACGGTCATGGGCCTGGGGGCGGACGGCCCGGTTACCCAGTGGGTAACCGCGCCTGTGTCCAGTCGCGGCCTTGCGCGCGCGCGCGTACCCAGTGGGTAACAACGGTGCGCGCATCCGCTCGACTTCGTTGACCGGCGCTTACCCACTGGGTAACGACGCCGCGTGAACAGGGCCCTCTCCGGCCCAGGACCGCCCCAGCTCCGCCGATCAGCGCGGCGCTCGGGCGGCGGCGGCGCTGGAGCGCTCGCAAGCGGCGCAGGTGGACGCGCACGGTCTCACGGGCGATGCCGAGCCGCGCCGCCGTCTCGTCGAGCGTGGCGCCGTCTCGGAGGCACAGCGCGGCGACCGCGCGCAGCCGCGCGGGCAGCCGGGCCGCGCGCTCGACGAAGGCGAGGGCTCCGCGGTGTCGCGGCGGTTCGGCCGCACGGCGGGCGGCGTGGCCCCGACGTCGAGCATGCGCTCGCCGATGACGGCGATCACCTCGCGGTACCGGAGCTGGTGCTGACGGAGCCAGGCCTCCAACGCCTCGGGGTCATCGAAGAGCGCACGAGCCTGCCTGGGTGCCAACGCCGCCAACGCCGGATGCATGCACCCACCCTGGCATGGGGTCGCGGCGCGCGCCCGTCTCGAGGCGGCGCGGCGACCGGTCCACGCAGCGACGCGCGCCGCCTCAGGGTCCGCGCGGGGGCGCGCCCCGCACCATCGTGAAGCGGCCCTGCCACGGCGGCCCCTGGCGCAGGATGGGGCCGTGCGCGGTGAGCGTGGCGGTGCCGATCACCTGTCCGCCCTGCTCGTCACCCTCGAGCGTCAGGAACTCGTCGCCGCCCGCGCTGCGCCACGGCGAGCTGCACGTGCGCCCCGGTGCGCTTA
This genomic window from Myxococcales bacterium contains:
- a CDS encoding type II toxin-antitoxin system RelE/ParE family toxin, which translates into the protein MGDVRVAVLHRSRYLVAYRVHEAEREVWIVRVRHASRRPLARR
- a CDS encoding helix-turn-helix domain-containing protein, which encodes MAPSAPAPVPRGDRRHRRAHARRRGHAARRAAEPPRHRGALAFVERAARLPARLRAVAALCLRDGATLDETAARLGIARETVRVHLRRLRALQRRRRPSAALIGGAGAVLGRRGPCSRGVVTQWVSAGQRSRADARTVVTHWVRARAQGRDWTQARLPTG